The following are from one region of the Fimbriimonadaceae bacterium genome:
- a CDS encoding bifunctional nuclease family protein produces the protein MADERPGEPDDLETPPAFFPYGAEPVTEGEAFVGSTVPILCQVQAVFAAETNQSIHRYVLLTDGERQLPILIGQYEAAAITLPLEGHTPDRPMTHDLIKNILDKLDVKVEKVVIDDLWGNTYYAKVHMLVNGEDIVIDSRPSDAIALAVRSDAPVFVADGILEQSGN, from the coding sequence ATGGCGGACGAGCGACCGGGCGAACCGGATGATTTGGAGACCCCGCCGGCCTTCTTCCCTTATGGCGCCGAACCGGTCACCGAAGGTGAGGCGTTTGTCGGTTCCACTGTCCCCATCCTGTGCCAGGTCCAGGCGGTGTTCGCCGCCGAGACCAACCAGAGCATCCACCGCTACGTCCTTCTCACCGACGGCGAACGACAACTCCCGATCCTGATCGGCCAATACGAAGCGGCCGCGATCACCCTGCCCCTAGAAGGGCACACGCCTGACCGGCCGATGACCCACGACTTGATCAAGAACATCCTCGACAAGTTGGACGTCAAGGTCGAAAAGGTCGTCATCGACGATCTGTGGGGCAACACCTACTACGCCAAAGTCCATATGTTGGTCAATGGCGAGGACATCGTGATCGACAGCCGGCCCTCCGACGCGATCGCCCTGGCCGTCCGGTCGGACGCCCCCGTCTTCGTCGCCGACGGGATCCTTGAGCAAAGCGGGAACTAG
- the carB gene encoding carbamoyl-phosphate synthase large subunit — protein MKPTVLVLGSGPIRIGQGIEFDYSCVHCVWALRETGYRAVILNNNPETVSTDFDTGDGLYFEPVTLDDVLRIVKHEDPVGVVVQFGGQTAINLADKLQAAGVRVLGTSPEAIAAAEDRDQFESLLTRLDIPKPPGRAVRSLQEAQEVAKEVGYPVLVRPSFVLGGRAMEIVHSEDHLQGFYREAEDANPGQPVLVDKYFTGTEAEVDVISDGEETFLPGIMEHIERAGVHSGDSMAVYPPVRLSGDVQAQIVLSACRIARELGVKGIMNIQFVVVDEVAYVLEVNPRASRTVPYLSKVTGVPLVKLATRCMMGESLRSMGYESGLWTRLPGPGDGTRLGCTAAGVVQSEKAVAERGVETPEPPLYAVKAPVFSFQKLARVEPSLGPEMKSTGEVLGVDRTFEAALYKALVASGIVFKPKGQVIITVDDPDKDAATAIARELHSRGYKIAATPGTARQIAAAGVPVEKLNKIQDGSPTLLERLFEGEVSLMINTPGPGQKAGSDAARIRRACIETGVTCVTSIDTAVALARALPVFEDPGKALCLSITEYVRGQ, from the coding sequence ATGAAGCCCACCGTCCTCGTGCTCGGATCGGGGCCGATCCGCATCGGCCAGGGCATCGAGTTTGATTACTCCTGTGTCCACTGTGTCTGGGCGCTCCGCGAGACCGGGTACCGGGCCGTCATCCTCAACAACAACCCCGAAACGGTCAGCACCGACTTTGACACTGGCGACGGCCTCTATTTCGAGCCGGTGACCCTGGACGACGTCCTTCGGATCGTCAAGCACGAAGACCCCGTGGGAGTCGTCGTGCAGTTTGGCGGGCAGACCGCCATCAACCTCGCCGACAAACTTCAGGCCGCGGGAGTCCGCGTGTTGGGGACGAGCCCCGAAGCGATCGCCGCCGCAGAAGACCGCGACCAGTTCGAGTCGCTCCTCACCAGGCTGGACATTCCGAAGCCGCCGGGCCGCGCGGTCCGGAGCCTACAAGAAGCCCAGGAGGTCGCCAAGGAAGTCGGCTACCCCGTCCTCGTCCGACCCAGCTTTGTCCTTGGCGGCCGGGCGATGGAGATCGTCCACAGTGAGGACCACCTGCAAGGCTTTTACCGGGAGGCGGAAGACGCCAACCCCGGCCAGCCTGTGCTGGTCGACAAGTACTTCACCGGCACAGAGGCGGAGGTCGATGTCATCAGCGACGGGGAAGAGACCTTCTTGCCTGGGATCATGGAGCACATCGAGCGGGCCGGCGTCCACAGCGGCGACTCCATGGCCGTCTACCCCCCCGTCAGGCTCAGCGGGGACGTCCAGGCACAGATCGTCCTCAGCGCCTGCCGGATCGCCCGCGAGTTGGGCGTGAAGGGGATCATGAACATCCAGTTCGTCGTCGTCGATGAAGTGGCCTACGTCCTTGAGGTCAACCCTCGGGCCAGCCGGACCGTCCCGTACCTCAGCAAGGTCACCGGGGTTCCCCTGGTGAAACTGGCCACCCGCTGCATGATGGGCGAGTCCCTGCGGTCGATGGGCTATGAGAGCGGCCTCTGGACGCGCCTTCCGGGGCCCGGCGACGGCACCCGGCTGGGTTGCACCGCCGCTGGCGTCGTCCAGAGCGAGAAGGCGGTGGCCGAGAGAGGTGTCGAGACGCCGGAACCACCGTTGTACGCTGTCAAGGCCCCCGTCTTCAGCTTCCAAAAGCTTGCTCGGGTCGAGCCGAGCCTCGGGCCGGAGATGAAGTCCACCGGCGAGGTTTTGGGCGTCGACCGCACCTTTGAGGCCGCGCTCTACAAGGCGCTGGTGGCCAGCGGCATTGTCTTCAAACCCAAGGGCCAGGTCATCATCACCGTCGACGACCCCGACAAGGACGCCGCCACCGCCATCGCCCGCGAACTACACAGCCGGGGCTACAAAATCGCCGCGACGCCGGGCACGGCCCGGCAGATCGCCGCCGCGGGCGTACCGGTCGAGAAGCTGAACAAGATCCAAGACGGCTCGCCGACATTGCTGGAGCGCCTCTTCGAGGGAGAGGTCAGCCTGATGATCAACACTCCGGGGCCGGGACAGAAGGCGGGGTCAGACGCCGCGCGGATCCGTCGGGCCTGCATCGAGACCGGCGTGACTTGCGTCACGAGCATCGACACCGCCGTGGCCCTCGCCCGGGCGTTGCCCGTGTTCGAGGACCCGGGCAAGGCTCTGTGCCTGTCGATCACCGAATATGTCCGAGGTCAATGA
- a CDS encoding PEP-CTERM sorting domain-containing protein (PEP-CTERM proteins occur, often in large numbers, in the proteomes of bacteria that also encode an exosortase, a predicted intramembrane cysteine proteinase. The presence of a PEP-CTERM domain at a protein's C-terminus predicts cleavage within the sorting domain, followed by covalent anchoring to some some component of the (usually Gram-negative) cell surface. Many PEP-CTERM proteins exhibit an unusual sequence composition that includes large numbers of potential glycosylation sites. Expression of one such protein has been shown restore the ability of a bacterium to form floc, a type of biofilm.): MRNILLIAAAVSIAAVSSATTLTLRANADDFLTAYLSTDDSVAGTAFLTKEDSTWQTGPVQQSVTLVDGVTNYLHIRARDSFGAPSMLVGEASIDNNDFWFGNLTQNLLTNTTDWTASLTGFGVNDLSPVDVGANGSGPWGATGGAGIDAAARLIWTTPLGQQPGGDTGYYTAVIHTDAVPEPVSLLGLAAAGFLARRRR, from the coding sequence ATGAGGAACATCCTGTTGATTGCCGCGGCCGTCAGCATTGCGGCCGTGTCGTCTGCCACCACGCTGACCCTGAGAGCCAACGCCGACGACTTTCTGACCGCTTATCTGTCCACCGACGACTCGGTGGCCGGGACGGCTTTTTTGACGAAAGAGGACTCCACCTGGCAAACTGGCCCCGTCCAGCAGTCGGTGACCTTGGTCGACGGCGTGACGAATTACCTGCACATCAGGGCGCGAGACTCTTTTGGGGCCCCGTCGATGCTCGTGGGCGAGGCGTCTATCGACAACAATGACTTCTGGTTTGGCAATCTGACCCAGAACCTTCTGACGAACACGACGGACTGGACGGCAAGCCTGACCGGCTTCGGCGTGAACGACCTGTCGCCTGTCGACGTCGGTGCGAACGGGTCGGGCCCGTGGGGTGCCACGGGTGGGGCCGGGATCGACGCCGCCGCACGCCTTATCTGGACCACTCCATTGGGGCAGCAACCGGGCGGAGACACCGGATACTACACGGCTGTGATCCACACGGACGCGGTCCCCGAGCCGGTCAGCCTTTTGGGCCTCGCTGCGGCCGGCTTCTTGGCCCGTCGTCGCCGCTAG
- the dnaK gene encoding molecular chaperone DnaK gives MGRVVGIDLGTTNSVVAVMEGGEPTVISTAEGTRTLPSVVGFRANGERLVGVTAKRQAVTNPGNTIASIKRFMGHKLDEVQDEAKKVSYKVIKDKRGNAAVHVPAVDKDFTPEEISAMILQKLRADAEAYLGDTVDQAVITVPAYFNDSQRTATKNAGEIAGLKVLRIINEPTAASLAYGLDKKTNETILVFDLGGGTFDVSILDVGDGVFEVKSTAGDSHLGGDDFDQKIVDWLATEFMKQHGNDLRKDSKALQRLREAAEKAKIELSSAVSTDINLPFITAIDNEPVHLEMNLTRAKFEDLCRDLLERIKGPVSRSLDDAKIDLKNINEVILVGGSSRMPMVQELVQKMTGKEPNKSVNPDEVVAVGAAIQAGVLGGDVRDILLLDVTPLSLGVETQGGIFDRLIERNTTIPTKKSRIYTTAADNQTEVTIHILQGERPLAKDNKSLGQFNLSGIPPAPARVPQVEVTLDIDANGILNVTAQDKATGAVQKITITGSGNLGKDEIERMVKEAEANSDIDNRAREAAELKNECDKLVGETERTLKSLGDKVSETDRARIEEKVQDLKQAVERQDADGMKTAKDALETEFHEISKKLYESSAAEGQAEDKVEAGVGAGAKGEDVIDAEFKEEK, from the coding sequence ATGGGACGCGTTGTAGGAATTGACTTGGGCACCACCAACAGTGTGGTCGCCGTGATGGAAGGTGGCGAGCCCACCGTCATCTCGACCGCCGAGGGGACTCGGACATTGCCGAGCGTGGTCGGTTTCCGGGCTAACGGCGAACGTCTTGTCGGCGTCACCGCCAAGCGTCAGGCCGTCACCAATCCGGGCAACACCATCGCCAGCATCAAGCGCTTTATGGGCCACAAGCTGGACGAAGTCCAGGACGAGGCCAAGAAGGTCAGCTACAAGGTCATCAAGGACAAGCGCGGCAACGCGGCCGTCCATGTGCCTGCTGTCGACAAAGACTTCACGCCGGAGGAGATCTCCGCGATGATCTTGCAGAAGTTGAGGGCAGACGCCGAGGCCTATTTGGGAGACACCGTCGACCAAGCGGTCATCACCGTCCCGGCCTATTTCAACGACAGCCAGCGCACCGCGACAAAGAACGCGGGTGAGATCGCCGGCCTGAAGGTACTGAGGATCATCAACGAGCCGACCGCGGCGTCGCTGGCTTACGGGCTGGACAAGAAGACCAACGAGACGATCCTGGTCTTCGACTTGGGCGGTGGCACGTTCGACGTATCGATCCTTGACGTCGGGGACGGCGTCTTTGAGGTCAAGTCGACCGCCGGCGACAGCCACTTGGGCGGTGACGACTTCGACCAAAAGATCGTGGACTGGCTCGCCACCGAGTTCATGAAGCAGCACGGCAACGACCTGCGCAAGGACAGCAAGGCGTTGCAACGCCTGCGGGAAGCCGCCGAGAAGGCAAAGATCGAACTCAGCAGCGCGGTCAGCACGGACATCAACCTGCCGTTTATCACCGCGATCGACAACGAGCCCGTGCACCTGGAGATGAACCTGACCCGGGCCAAGTTCGAGGATCTGTGCCGCGACCTCCTGGAGCGGATCAAGGGGCCGGTGTCCCGGTCGCTGGACGACGCAAAGATCGACCTCAAGAACATCAACGAGGTCATCCTCGTCGGCGGGTCGAGCCGCATGCCGATGGTCCAGGAGCTCGTCCAAAAGATGACGGGTAAGGAGCCCAACAAGAGCGTGAACCCGGACGAGGTCGTCGCGGTGGGGGCGGCCATCCAGGCCGGTGTCCTCGGAGGCGACGTGCGCGACATCCTTCTGCTCGACGTGACCCCGCTGAGCTTGGGCGTCGAGACGCAGGGCGGCATCTTTGACCGGCTGATCGAGCGCAACACGACGATCCCGACGAAGAAGAGCCGCATCTACACCACCGCGGCCGACAACCAGACCGAGGTGACGATCCACATCCTGCAGGGCGAACGCCCGCTCGCGAAGGACAACAAGTCGCTGGGCCAGTTCAATCTGAGCGGTATCCCGCCCGCCCCCGCCCGGGTGCCTCAGGTCGAGGTAACGCTGGACATTGACGCCAACGGCATCCTCAACGTGACCGCGCAGGACAAGGCGACCGGAGCGGTGCAGAAGATTACGATCACCGGCTCGGGCAACCTGGGCAAGGACGAGATCGAGCGCATGGTCAAGGAAGCAGAGGCCAACTCGGACATCGACAACCGGGCTCGAGAGGCCGCTGAGTTGAAGAACGAGTGCGACAAGTTGGTGGGCGAGACGGAGCGGACGCTCAAGTCACTCGGGGACAAGGTCAGCGAGACCGACCGCGCCCGCATCGAAGAAAAGGTGCAGGACTTGAAGCAGGCGGTCGAACGGCAGGACGCCGACGGCATGAAGACGGCCAAGGACGCCCTGGAGACCGAGTTCCACGAGATCTCGAAGAAGCTCTATGAGTCCAGCGCCGCCGAGGGCCAGGCCGAGGACAAGGTCGAGGCAGGGGTCGGCGCCGGTGCGAAGGGCGAGGACGTCATCGACGCGGAGTTCAAAGAAGAGAAGTGA
- a CDS encoding PEP-CTERM sorting domain-containing protein — protein MKRIISLACLGLLAAQAFGSVTLLTSRAQITETDYIDWADLGPDNTAAPSSFTISTHGTPFDVLISAPGTFERRTQSASWYGDFAPGDALLYYLGRTGVTLTGAKTCNDVGFQVDRNQYGAFGATLTAYDGLDNVLGSFHVNGNVTPDADNSALFVGVHSDAGDIHHVTIVMDDLGDFAINRVSYACCSPVPEPATMSALGLGALALLRRKRK, from the coding sequence ATGAAGAGAATCATCAGTTTGGCCTGTCTCGGCCTCTTAGCCGCGCAAGCTTTCGGTAGCGTCACCTTGTTGACGAGCCGCGCCCAAATCACCGAGACCGACTACATCGACTGGGCCGACCTTGGCCCGGACAATACGGCGGCCCCCTCGTCGTTCACCATTTCGACCCACGGCACCCCGTTTGACGTCCTGATCTCTGCCCCGGGCACCTTTGAACGCCGTACCCAGTCTGCCAGTTGGTATGGCGACTTTGCCCCCGGCGACGCATTGCTGTACTATTTGGGACGTACGGGGGTCACCCTGACTGGGGCGAAGACTTGCAATGACGTGGGCTTCCAGGTCGACCGCAACCAATACGGTGCGTTTGGCGCGACGCTGACGGCCTATGACGGGCTTGACAACGTGCTGGGTTCGTTTCATGTCAACGGAAACGTGACGCCAGATGCTGACAACAGCGCCCTGTTTGTCGGCGTGCATAGCGACGCCGGGGACATCCACCACGTCACCATCGTGATGGACGACCTTGGTGACTTCGCGATCAACCGCGTCAGCTACGCCTGCTGCTCGCCGGTCCCCGAGCCGGCCACAATGAGCGCCCTGGGCCTCGGTGCCCTGGCTCTCCTCCGCCGCAAGCGCAAGTAA
- a CDS encoding PEP-CTERM sorting domain-containing protein, with protein MNKTLTILGLAVVASQSFAGVTLVTSRGDIAATDDLRWEDLGPTGTIPGDDFVLSTHGTPFDVHVQGQDLQRTDMGNPWATGFPAGEPLLYGDEALTLTGAKTCNDVGMDVDANFFGAFTAHMEAFDGLGQSLGEVSVAGVSGADGVTPFIGVHSDTGDIHSVKVWITDNAGTDFAVDHVSYSCCSPVPEPATMSALGLGALALLRRKRK; from the coding sequence ATGAACAAGACCTTGACCATCCTTGGTCTCGCCGTCGTCGCGAGCCAGTCCTTTGCCGGAGTGACCTTGGTCACGAGCCGCGGCGACATTGCCGCCACCGACGACCTGCGCTGGGAGGACCTCGGCCCGACGGGGACCATTCCGGGCGACGACTTCGTCCTGAGCACCCACGGCACGCCGTTTGACGTCCACGTCCAAGGCCAGGACCTGCAGCGGACCGACATGGGCAATCCATGGGCGACCGGGTTTCCGGCCGGCGAGCCGCTCCTCTATGGGGACGAGGCGTTGACCTTGACCGGGGCCAAGACGTGCAACGACGTCGGGATGGACGTCGACGCGAACTTCTTCGGTGCCTTCACCGCCCACATGGAGGCGTTCGACGGCCTTGGCCAGTCGCTCGGTGAGGTCTCAGTCGCCGGCGTCTCCGGGGCCGACGGGGTCACCCCGTTCATCGGCGTCCACAGCGACACGGGTGACATCCACTCGGTGAAGGTGTGGATCACGGACAATGCAGGCACAGACTTTGCCGTCGACCACGTGTCGTATAGCTGCTGCAGCCCGGTCCCCGAGCCGGCCACGATGAGCGCCTTGGGCCTCGGTGCCTTGGCTCTCCTCCGCCGCAAGCGTAAGTAA
- a CDS encoding PEP-CTERM sorting domain-containing protein, translating to MKKTLTILGLAVVASQAFAGVTLITSRGDIAATDDLRWEDLGPEFTAPGDDFVLSTHGTPFNVHVQGQSVVRYDGVTTWATGYPAGEPLLYTAESLTLTGSKTCNDVGMDVDANSFGAFTAHMEAFNGLGQSLGSVSVAGVSGPDGVTPFIGVHSDAGDIHSVKVWITDNGGTDFAVDHVSYSCCNPVPEPATMSALGLGALALLRRKKNS from the coding sequence ATGAAGAAGACCTTAACCATTCTTGGCCTCGCCGTCGTTGCTAGCCAAGCTTTCGCTGGCGTGACCCTGATCACGAGCCGCGGTGACATCGCCGCCACCGACGACCTGCGCTGGGAGGACCTCGGCCCCGAGTTCACGGCTCCTGGTGACGACTTCGTCCTGAGCACCCACGGCACGCCGTTCAACGTCCACGTCCAGGGCCAGAGCGTGGTCCGTTATGACGGAGTCACGACTTGGGCGACTGGCTATCCGGCCGGTGAGCCCTTGCTGTACACCGCTGAGTCGCTGACCCTGACCGGCTCGAAGACCTGCAACGACGTGGGCATGGACGTCGATGCCAATTCGTTTGGTGCGTTCACCGCCCACATGGAGGCGTTTAACGGCCTTGGCCAGTCGCTCGGTTCCGTTTCGGTGGCCGGTGTCTCCGGACCCGACGGGGTCACCCCGTTCATCGGCGTCCACAGCGACGCGGGCGACATCCACTCGGTCAAGGTGTGGATCACCGACAACGGGGGCACGGACTTTGCCGTCGACCACGTGTCGTACAGCTGCTGCAACCCGGTCCCCGAGCCGGCCACGATGAGCGCCCTCGGCCTCGGTGCCCTGGCCCTCCTCCGCCGCAAGAAGAACAGCTAA
- a CDS encoding PEP-CTERM sorting domain-containing protein: MKKTLTILGLAVVASQAFAGVTLITSRGDIAATDDLRWEDLGPAYTVPGDDFVLSTHGTPFDVHVQGQSVVRYDMGNPWATGFPAGEPLLYSTESLTLTGAKTCNDVGMDVDANSFGNFTAHMEAFNGLGQSLGSVSVAGVSGFDGVTPFIGVHSDAGDIHSVKVWTTDDAGSPGTGFAVDHVTYSCCNPVPEPATMSALGLGALALLRRKKSR, translated from the coding sequence ATGAAGAAGACCTTAACCATCCTTGGCCTCGCCGTCGTTGCTAGCCAAGCTTTCGCCGGCGTGACCCTGATCACGAGCCGCGGTGACATCGCCGCCACCGACGACCTGCGCTGGGAAGACCTCGGCCCAGCTTACACGGTTCCCGGTGACGACTTCGTCCTGAGCACCCACGGCACGCCGTTCGACGTGCACGTCCAGGGCCAGAGCGTGGTCCGGTATGACATGGGCAATCCATGGGCGACCGGCTTTCCGGCTGGTGAGCCCTTGCTTTACAGCACCGAGTCGCTGACCCTGACCGGCGCGAAGACCTGCAACGACGTGGGCATGGACGTCGACGCCAATTCGTTTGGCAATTTCACGGCCCACATGGAGGCGTTTAACGGCCTTGGCCAGTCGCTCGGTTCGGTTTCGGTCGCCGGTGTCTCCGGTTTCGACGGGGTCACGCCGTTCATCGGCGTCCACAGCGACGCAGGCGACATCCACTCGGTCAAGGTTTGGACGACTGACGACGCCGGGAGTCCCGGAACAGGTTTCGCGGTCGATCACGTCACGTATAGCTGCTGCAACCCGGTCCCCGAGCCGGCCACGATGAGCGCCTTGGGCCTCGGCGCCCTGGCCCTTCTCCGCAGAAAGAAGAGCCGCTAA
- a CDS encoding PEP-CTERM sorting domain-containing protein: MKKTLTILGLAVVASQAFASVTLITSRGDIAATDDLRWEDLGPEFTAPGDDFVLSTHGTPFDVHVEGQSVVRYDGVTSWATGYPAGEPLLYTAESLTLTGAKTCDAVGMDVDANHFGAFTAHMEAFNGLGQSLGSVSVAGVSGPDGVTPFIGVRSLAGDIHAIKVWITDNGGTDFAVDHVTYSCCNPVPEPATMSALGLGALALLRRKKNA, translated from the coding sequence ATGAAGAAGACCTTAACCATCCTTGGCCTCGCCGTCGTGGCGAGCCAGGCTTTCGCCAGCGTCACCCTGATCACGAGCCGTGGTGACATTGCGGCCACCGACGACCTTCGCTGGGAAGACCTCGGCCCGGAGTTCACGGCTCCTGGTGACGACTTCGTCCTGAGCACTCACGGCACGCCGTTCGACGTCCACGTCGAGGGCCAGAGCGTGGTCCGTTATGACGGAGTCACGAGTTGGGCGACCGGCTATCCGGCCGGTGAGCCCTTGCTATACACCGCCGAGTCGCTGACCCTGACCGGGGCAAAGACCTGCGACGCCGTCGGCATGGACGTCGACGCGAACCACTTCGGCGCGTTCACCGCCCACATGGAGGCGTTCAATGGCCTTGGCCAGTCTCTCGGTTCCGTTTCGGTGGCCGGTGTCTCCGGACCCGACGGGGTCACCCCGTTCATCGGCGTGCGGAGCCTTGCCGGCGACATCCACGCGATCAAGGTGTGGATCACCGACAACGGGGGCACGGACTTTGCCGTCGACCACGTGACCTACAGCTGCTGCAACCCGGTGCCTGAGCCGGCCACGATGAGTGCTCTCGGCCTCGGCGCCCTGGCCCTTCTTCGCCGCAAAAAGAACGCCTAA
- a CDS encoding PEP-CTERM sorting domain-containing protein — protein sequence MKRILALSGLLVAASTSMAAVTQIMNRGAITEQAYIDWSDMGSSFTVVNSPANIATHGDVFNVKVTGPGQTMERRDQDNGWAGNFASGEALLWTQDTPGAMVMRFAKTVQDVGMDIQADSYGAFTGRITVYNGLDQQIGSFDVNGDSQYQAGSLAFLGAHSDISDILSVKIEVLGGEDFAVDRVSFAGCNAVPEPASMSALALGVAGLLRRRMKKA from the coding sequence ATGAAACGCATCCTTGCCCTCTCTGGCCTTCTCGTCGCCGCCAGCACTTCAATGGCTGCCGTGACGCAGATCATGAACCGCGGTGCCATCACCGAGCAGGCCTACATCGACTGGAGCGACATGGGCTCCTCATTCACGGTCGTCAACTCCCCCGCGAACATCGCCACCCACGGTGACGTGTTCAACGTCAAAGTGACCGGACCCGGCCAGACAATGGAGCGCCGGGACCAAGACAACGGTTGGGCCGGCAACTTTGCCAGCGGTGAGGCTCTGCTCTGGACGCAGGACACGCCTGGAGCGATGGTCATGCGCTTTGCCAAGACTGTCCAGGACGTCGGAATGGACATCCAAGCCGATTCCTACGGGGCTTTCACTGGCCGCATCACGGTCTACAACGGCCTCGACCAGCAGATCGGCTCATTTGACGTGAACGGTGACAGCCAGTACCAAGCGGGGTCGCTCGCTTTCCTTGGCGCTCACAGCGACATCAGCGACATCCTTTCGGTGAAAATCGAAGTGCTCGGCGGCGAAGACTTCGCCGTCGACCGGGTGAGCTTCGCCGGTTGCAACGCGGTGCCCGAACCCGCCTCGATGTCGGCCCTCGCGCTGGGCGTCGCTGGCCTTCTGCGCCGCCGAATGAAGAAGGCCTGA
- a CDS encoding PEP-CTERM sorting domain-containing protein, with translation MKRVLALSCLLLAASTSLAAVTQIMSRGDITEQAYIDWSDLGPEFTVVNSPAAIMTHGDVFSVQVTGPGATMERRDEGSGWFGEFNPGDSLLWTQNTPGALVLRLAKSVQDVGLDIQADAFGAYTGRITVYNGLDQQIGSFDVNGDNQLGTGTLAFVGAHSDLGDILSVKLEVLSGDDFAVDRVSFAGCNAVPEPASMSALALGVAGLVVRRRRA, from the coding sequence ATGAAACGCGTACTTGCCCTATCTTGCCTTCTCTTGGCCGCGAGCACTTCGCTGGCTGCGGTCACCCAAATCATGAGCCGCGGTGACATCACCGAACAGGCCTACATCGATTGGAGCGACCTTGGACCCGAGTTCACCGTGGTCAATTCGCCCGCAGCCATCATGACGCACGGCGACGTCTTCAGCGTCCAGGTCACCGGCCCCGGTGCGACGATGGAGCGCCGCGACGAAGGGAGCGGCTGGTTTGGTGAGTTCAATCCGGGCGACAGCCTGCTCTGGACTCAGAACACCCCTGGTGCGTTGGTCTTGCGCCTGGCGAAGTCCGTGCAAGATGTCGGTCTTGACATCCAGGCCGACGCCTTCGGCGCCTACACGGGCCGTATCACCGTCTACAACGGACTTGACCAGCAGATCGGCTCGTTCGATGTGAACGGTGACAACCAACTTGGCACGGGCACCCTGGCGTTTGTCGGAGCACATAGCGACCTTGGCGACATTCTTTCGGTGAAGCTCGAGGTCCTCAGCGGCGACGACTTTGCCGTCGACCGGGTGAGCTTCGCCGGTTGCAACGCGGTTCCCGAACCCGCTTCCATGTCGGCCCTCGCCCTCGGTGTCGCGGGACTCGTCGTCCGCCGCCGCCGGGCCTGA
- a CDS encoding PEP-CTERM sorting domain-containing protein: MKKYILVAAMTAVLGSQAFASLTLLTDRSQMAPTADLGIGQFGPESTVVPSGSIGTTTGIDVFDVRIDAPSDMSRLVQDSSWFGNFDSGEDLLKTNADGPVYFTLAKSAQAIGLDVERNFIAPYRVEVAAWDGLGNLLGSFSTGDIDDDKVFVGVRNDGNTILTFGVNITPVNDALPLDFAFDHVSIECCAPVPEPATMVVLGSASLLALRRKRKS; encoded by the coding sequence ATGAAAAAGTACATTCTTGTGGCCGCAATGACGGCCGTATTGGGCTCGCAGGCCTTTGCGAGCTTGACCCTGCTGACCGACCGGAGCCAGATGGCGCCGACCGCTGACCTCGGCATTGGGCAGTTTGGGCCTGAGAGCACGGTCGTCCCGAGCGGATCGATCGGGACGACGACGGGTATCGACGTCTTCGACGTCCGCATCGACGCCCCGTCCGATATGTCTCGCCTGGTCCAAGACTCGAGCTGGTTCGGCAACTTTGACTCGGGTGAAGACCTGCTCAAGACCAACGCCGACGGCCCCGTGTACTTCACCTTGGCGAAGTCCGCCCAGGCGATCGGTCTTGACGTTGAGCGCAACTTCATCGCGCCGTATCGCGTTGAAGTCGCGGCATGGGACGGCCTGGGGAACCTCCTCGGCAGCTTCTCGACGGGTGACATTGACGACGACAAGGTGTTTGTCGGTGTTCGCAACGACGGGAACACGATCCTCACCTTCGGGGTCAACATCACGCCGGTCAACGACGCCCTTCCCTTGGACTTTGCGTTTGACCATGTGTCAATCGAGTGCTGCGCCCCCGTGCCTGAGCCGGCCACCATGGTCGTCCTTGGTTCGGCCAGCCTCCTCGCTCTGCGCCGCAAGCGCAAGAGCTGA